The Dehalococcoidia bacterium genome has a segment encoding these proteins:
- a CDS encoding vitamin K epoxide reductase family protein, producing MMSSARPSSKPWTRPRALSELLRPAMALLALAGMGVASLLMWLYYEPTSPFCTGVGGCHTVATSPYAHIGPVPVALVGVLGYGAMALLALSRQPWAIGALMALSLGALTYSCYLTYLEVAVIHALCPWCLASQGLVAALAALSTLRLLTS from the coding sequence ATGATGTCTTCCGCCAGACCATCGAGCAAGCCCTGGACAAGGCCAAGGGCTCTCAGTGAGCTCTTACGGCCCGCCATGGCCCTCCTGGCGTTAGCAGGTATGGGCGTGGCCTCTTTGCTCATGTGGCTGTATTACGAGCCTACCTCCCCCTTCTGCACCGGGGTAGGAGGGTGCCATACGGTGGCTACCAGCCCATACGCCCACATAGGCCCCGTGCCCGTGGCCTTGGTGGGAGTCCTGGGCTACGGGGCCATGGCCCTCCTGGCCCTCAGCCGGCAGCCCTGGGCCATAGGTGCCCTCATGGCCCTCTCCCTGGGCGCCCTCACCTACTCCTGCTACCTCACCTATCTGGAGGTGGCCGTGATCCACGCCCTCTGCCCCTGGTGCTTGGCCTCCCAAGGCCTCGTGGCTGCCCTGGCCGCCCTATCCACCCTGCGCTTACTTACATCTTGA
- a CDS encoding thioredoxin domain-containing protein: MRNIAVRKGYVAIIAVLAAALAAVVLIFMTRGGQGGERPPQATGVPAQGNVLGDPNAPVLIIEYSDFQCPFCRRFALETERLILEDYIKTGKARLEYRHYAFLGPESQAAAEAAECANEQGKFWPYHNILFQRQGAENSGAFSRQNLIAFAQEVGLDVGSFTSCLDSRKYRQKVISQTEEGKALGVRGTPTFFIGDIVIRGAQPYDVFRQTIEQALDKAKGSQ; encoded by the coding sequence TTGAGGAACATCGCCGTGCGTAAGGGCTACGTGGCCATAATAGCAGTGCTGGCGGCGGCCCTGGCGGCCGTCGTCCTCATCTTTATGACCCGTGGCGGCCAGGGAGGGGAGCGCCCGCCCCAGGCCACTGGTGTCCCCGCCCAGGGAAACGTGCTGGGCGACCCCAACGCCCCTGTCCTCATCATCGAGTACTCCGACTTCCAGTGCCCCTTCTGCCGCCGGTTTGCCCTAGAGACGGAGCGCCTCATCCTTGAGGACTACATCAAGACGGGGAAGGCCAGGCTGGAATACAGGCACTACGCCTTTCTCGGCCCTGAGTCCCAGGCCGCCGCCGAGGCCGCCGAGTGCGCTAACGAGCAGGGGAAGTTCTGGCCCTACCACAACATCCTCTTCCAGCGGCAAGGGGCGGAGAACAGTGGCGCCTTCTCCCGCCAGAACCTCATCGCCTTCGCCCAGGAGGTGGGGCTAGACGTGGGGTCCTTCACCTCTTGCCTAGACTCCCGTAAGTACCGCCAGAAGGTCATCTCCCAGACGGAGGAGGGCAAGGCCTTAGGGGTGCGGGGGACCCCCACCTTCTTCATCGGGGACATCGTCATCCGCGGCGCACAGCCCTATGATGTCTTCCGCCAGACCATCGAGCAAGCCCTGGACAAGGCCAAGGGCTCTCAGTGA
- a CDS encoding ferredoxin family protein has product MAYVICEPCIDVMDKSCVEVCPVDCIHYEEGKDRKLYIDPDECIDCGACEPVCPVTAIFAEEDVPDQWKEYIQLDAMWYKDPEAVRARINELKPPA; this is encoded by the coding sequence ATGGCCTACGTGATATGCGAGCCGTGCATCGATGTGATGGACAAGTCGTGTGTGGAGGTATGTCCCGTCGACTGCATCCATTATGAGGAGGGGAAGGATCGGAAGCTGTACATCGACCCTGATGAGTGCATCGATTGTGGGGCGTGCGAGCCGGTGTGCCCGGTAACGGCCATCTTCGCCGAGGAGGACGTGCCGGACCAGTGGAAGGAATACATCCAGCTGGACGCTATGTGGTACAAGGACCCTGAGGCGGTCAGGGCTCGCATCAACGAGCTGAAGCCCCCGGCCTAG
- a CDS encoding macro domain-containing protein — MNQVLASYTRPDGRRLEAVLGDITLEAVDVIVNAANERLAHGGGVAGAIVRRGGRTIQEESDRWVRERGPVPTGEAAITGAGRLPARYVVHAVGPRWGMGDEERLLYRAVQSALSRAEEVTAQSISLPAISTGIFGFPKELGVGIILQAVQDYLDSHPQSPLRLVRFCNIDEATARLFAQALQALV; from the coding sequence ATGAACCAGGTGTTGGCCTCCTACACCCGCCCCGATGGCCGCCGCTTGGAGGCCGTCCTGGGCGATATCACCCTGGAGGCGGTGGATGTCATAGTCAATGCCGCCAACGAACGCTTGGCTCACGGGGGAGGGGTGGCGGGGGCCATCGTCCGCCGTGGCGGCCGGACGATTCAGGAGGAGAGCGACCGTTGGGTCCGCGAGCGTGGGCCCGTGCCGACGGGGGAGGCGGCCATCACAGGCGCCGGCAGGCTGCCCGCTCGTTACGTGGTGCACGCTGTGGGCCCCCGTTGGGGCATGGGTGATGAGGAGCGCCTCCTCTATCGGGCGGTGCAGAGCGCTCTTTCCCGGGCTGAGGAGGTGACAGCCCAGAGCATATCCCTGCCGGCTATCTCCACTGGAATCTTCGGCTTCCCCAAAGAGCTGGGGGTGGGCATCATCCTGCAGGCCGTGCAGGATTATTTAGACTCCCATCCCCAATCGCCCCTGCGGCTGGTGCGCTTCTGCAATATCGACGAGGCGACAGCCCGCCTGTTCGCCCAGGCCCTGCAGGCCCTGGTCTAG
- a CDS encoding glycine--tRNA ligase yields MAVELSMEKLVSLCKRRGFVFQGSEIYGGVGGFWDYGPLGVELKNNIKRAWWKAVVQERPDVVGLDAAIIMNPKVWVASGHVETFADPMVDCKQCKRRFRADELLAGHEAESAHGHQVVAEELRCPECGGEMTTPRMFNLMFRTYVGPVDVEAEFTKALVEVSGHSWGEAQERIRRLKEELDRATVYLRPETAQGIFVNFENVLVATRKKLPFGIAQIGKAFRNEVTPGNFIFRDREFEQMEIEYFVRPEEDEKWHQHWVEERYRWYLRYGLRQEHLRVRRLPPEELAHYAKDTYEIEFLFPMGWAELEGIANRTDFDLRRHAQHSGRQLTYFDDVTGQHIVPYVIEPSAGVDRCFLAFMMDAYHEEEVRGETRAVLRLHPALAPIKVAVLPLSRHEDLVPVAQRVWDMLRPHFMTQYDDAQSIGRRYRRQDEIGTPFCVTIDFETLQDQAVTIRDRDTMAQVRVPIANLVQALKERLGHDP; encoded by the coding sequence ATGGCAGTAGAGCTGAGCATGGAGAAGCTCGTCTCCCTATGCAAGAGGCGGGGGTTCGTCTTCCAGGGGAGCGAGATCTACGGCGGGGTAGGGGGCTTCTGGGACTATGGCCCCTTGGGGGTGGAGCTGAAGAACAACATCAAGCGCGCCTGGTGGAAGGCTGTGGTGCAAGAGCGTCCAGACGTAGTGGGCTTGGACGCCGCCATCATTATGAACCCCAAGGTGTGGGTGGCTAGTGGCCACGTGGAGACCTTCGCCGACCCCATGGTGGACTGCAAGCAGTGTAAGCGTCGCTTCCGCGCCGATGAGCTGCTGGCCGGGCATGAGGCGGAGAGCGCCCATGGGCACCAGGTAGTGGCCGAGGAGCTGCGATGCCCCGAGTGCGGCGGCGAAATGACCACCCCCCGCATGTTTAACCTCATGTTCCGCACCTACGTAGGGCCGGTGGACGTGGAGGCCGAGTTCACCAAGGCCCTGGTGGAGGTGAGTGGCCACAGCTGGGGAGAGGCCCAGGAGCGCATCCGTCGCCTGAAGGAGGAGCTGGACAGGGCCACCGTCTATCTGCGCCCTGAAACGGCCCAGGGCATCTTCGTCAACTTCGAAAACGTGCTGGTGGCCACCCGCAAGAAGCTCCCCTTCGGCATCGCCCAGATCGGCAAGGCCTTCCGCAACGAGGTGACCCCTGGCAATTTCATCTTCCGCGACCGCGAGTTCGAGCAGATGGAGATCGAGTACTTCGTGCGGCCGGAGGAGGACGAGAAGTGGCACCAGCACTGGGTGGAGGAGCGCTACCGCTGGTACCTGCGTTACGGCCTGCGGCAGGAGCATCTGCGGGTGCGTCGTCTCCCCCCGGAGGAGCTGGCCCATTACGCCAAGGACACCTATGAGATCGAGTTCCTCTTCCCCATGGGGTGGGCGGAGCTGGAGGGCATCGCCAACCGCACCGACTTCGACCTACGCCGTCATGCCCAGCACTCCGGCAGACAGCTGACCTATTTCGATGATGTCACCGGTCAGCACATCGTCCCCTATGTCATCGAGCCCTCAGCGGGGGTCGATCGCTGCTTCCTGGCCTTCATGATGGACGCCTATCACGAGGAGGAGGTGCGCGGGGAGACGCGGGCGGTTTTGCGCCTCCATCCTGCCCTGGCTCCCATCAAGGTGGCCGTCCTTCCTCTTTCCCGCCACGAGGACTTGGTGCCGGTGGCCCAACGAGTGTGGGATATGCTGCGCCCTCATTTCATGACCCAGTATGACGATGCCCAAAGCATCGGCCGCCGCTATCGCCGCCAGGACGAGATCGGCACCCCCTTCTGCGTGACCATCGATTTCGAGACCTTGCAAGACCAGGCGGTGACCATCCGCGACCGGGATACGATGGCCCAGGTGCGGGTGCCCATCGCCAATTTGGTCCAGGCCCTAAAGGAGCGGCTGGGGCACGACCCATGA